The Candidatus Amarolinea dominans genomic interval TCTTTTTCCGGCGGCACCCTCGATAAGTTGGAGTCCATCCCAGGCTGGCGCGCCGGCCTGACGCTGGATGCCTTCAAGCGCCAACTCGCCGACATTGGCATGGTCATCGCCGGGCAGACGCACGACCTGGCCCCCGCCGATGGCAAGCTCTACGCGCTGCGCGATGTGACCGGCACGGTGCCCGCGCTGCCCCTCATCGCCAGTTCTATTATGTCAAAAAAGATTGCCAGCGGCGCGGATGCCATCGTGCTCGATGTCAAGACCGGCAGCGGCGCGTTCATGAAGACGCTGGCCGACGCCGAGGCGCTGGCCTCCCTCATGGTGCAGATCGGCCAGGAACTGGGACGCCACATGAGCGCAGTCATCAGCGACATGAGTCAGCCATTGGGCCGCGCCGTGGGGAATGCGCTGGAGGTCAAAGAAGCGATCGCCACCCTGCACGGCGCGGGGCCGGCCGATTTTACCGACCTGGTGCTGACGGTGTCCGCGGAGATGGTGCGCCTGGCTGATGCGGGATATGGACGAGAAGCGGGCGGCGAACGCGCCCGTCTGGAAGCCGCTTTGCACAGCGGCGCAGCCTGGCAGAAATTCCGTGAGTTTGTTAGCGCACAAGGGGGTGATGTAGCCACAGTGGATGATCCGTCGCACCTGGCACAGGCGGCGATCGTGGCTCCCTGCGTGGCGCCGACCGCCGGCTACGTCGCAGCCATCAACACTGAAGAGGTGGGTCTGACGGTGGTTGACCTGGGCGGCGGACGCGCCAAGAAGGGCGATTCCATTGACCCGGCCGTGGGCCTGATCTTCGCCGCGCGCCTGGGCGATTGGGTGGAGGCCGGGCAGCCGCTGGCCCTGGTTCATGCGCAGACGAGAGCGGCGCTAACCGCGGCACAGGAACGCCTGGTTGCCGCCATTCACATCCAGGCTGAGCCAGTCTCCGCACCGCCGCTGGTTCACAAGATCATCCGCGGTTGATGCCGGCCCGCGATTGGCGCGGGCTGCGCATGCACGATGATCCACGGCCTCCCTACGCGTCTGGAGTGGTTTCGGGTTCGCTGCCGACGATGCGCTGGGCCAGGAGCTGGTAGGCCCGGGTTCCCTGGTGTTTCGACGCGTAATCCAGCATGGCCTGGTTGGCGACGGTTGCTTCAGGAAAGCGAATGCTTTTCTGAATGACAATGTCGAAGATCTGCTCGCCAAACACCGCGCGCATCTCCTCCACCACCTCACGCGCGTGAATCGTGCCCGTTGCATACATCGTTGGCAGGATACCCAGAATGCGCAATTCGGGATTCAGCCGCGCCTTGATCTTGTCAATCGTGCTCAGCAGCAGCCGAATACCACGCATCGCGAAGTACTCGCACTGCAACGGAATCAACACCTCTTGACTGGCGCACAACGAGTTGGCTGTCAGCAGCCCCAGGCTCGGCGGACAGTCAATCAGAATGAAATCGTACCACGATCCAAGCGGTTCCAAAATGCGGCGCAGAATCAACTCCCGCCGAATCTCTGCAACCAACTCAATCTCTGCGGACGCCAGATCAATGTTTGCCGGTATCAGGTCAATATAAGCCTGGTAGGGGCGAATCACCCGACTGATCGGCATCTCCGGCGTCAGCAAGGCATTGTAGATCGTCATGTCCAGGCTGTCAGGTTCCAGCCCCAGCCCTGCGGCCAGTGACCCCTGCGGATCCATATCAATCAACAGCACCTTTTTCTTCAGGCGCGCCAGTGCAACGCCCAGGTTGATAACCGTGGTCGTCTTACCGACCCCGCCTTTCTGGTTGGCAATCGCAATTGTTCGAGCCATACGTTCTCTCCGATTTTGATTCTTGATTACCGAACTGCACCAAGCAATACCTTCACGCACGCGTCAGAGGCGGCAGTTGCTCGACCACATCAGCCAGTTGGGCATAATCGGCCGCGCCCCGGCTGCGCGGCGCGTACTCAAAAATCGTCTTACCCTTACCGGGCGCCTCCGAGAGCGAGGTGTCAACGCGAATCGGGTGCGTGACCTTGTCGCCAAAATCAGCCTTCAGCGCAGTCATGACCTCCGCGCTGACGCGGCGGCGAGCATCGAAAAAAGTAGGAACGATGAGGCGAATGGCCGCGCCGCGGCCGAGCAGGCGACTGATAGTGCGCAGATAGGTCAGAAACTGCCGCGCCCCGGCCAGCGCCAACATCTCCATCGAGACCGGAATGATTACCTCGTCCACGTACGCCACGGCGTTGATGGTCATCAGCGAGGCAGAGGGCGCACAATCCAAAATGTGATAGTCGTAGGCGGTCAGTTCGCTGAACAGCTCGTTGAAAATCTCCTCGCGCGCCACCTCAAGCACCATGCGCTGCTGCGCCTTGAACAGGCTGAGATCGCTTGGAATCAGGTCAAGGTTCGGTCGCGCAGACAACACGCACTCGGCGGCCGTCACCTTGCGCATGAGAACATCGGCCAACGACTTTTTCACGTCCATGATGCCCAGGGCCAGGGAGACATTGGCCTGCGTGTCGGTGTCAATCAGCAGCACCCGCTGCCCGCGCTGCGCCAGCGCAGCCCCCAAATTGACACAGGTCGTTGTCTTGCCGATACCGCCCTTTAGTCCCAGAATGGCAATTTTACGCATACGATTTCCTGTAAACTACGCCCCAGGCACAACTTCCTGATAGACCGCCAGGGTTGACCCGGCGATCACATCCCAGGAGTAAATCTCCCGCACCATGCGGTACGCGTCGTCAGCGCGTACACGGGCAGTTTCTGGTTCACGCAGCACCTTGCTGATGCCCCAGGCCAGCGAGCCGGCATCGTCAGGAAAGACAGTGACTGCGGTCTTGTCATGTTCCGCAACCTCGGCCAGCCCGCCCACACTCGTCACCACCAGTGGAGTGTGCGCCGCCATCGCCTCCAGCGCCACCACGCCGAATGGCTCATACAGCGAAGGAAAGACCGCCACATCCGCGATGCAAAACAGGCCTACCGCTTCATCATCGCTCACAAAACCAGGAAAGTACACCTTGTGGCTGATTTGCAATGCCGCCACCCGTTGTTGCAGCGTCTCCAGCAGCGGCCCGCGTCCGGCAATGACAAACCGGGCCTCTGGAAACGCATTCAGGATGAACGGGATCGCCTCCACCAAGACCCGCACACCCTTTTCATGCACCAGGCGGCCGATGTGAAAAACGATCGGCTCCTCAGGCAGAGCGTAACGCTGACGCTCCAGACGATGATCGCGGCCGCGTTGCTCATCAAAAGGTGTTGTGTTCACACCATTCGGAATGACACGAACCTTGTCAGGATTTACGCCAAAAAAGGACTGCACCTCGTTGCGCATGTAATTGCTGACGGTGATCAGGCGGGTCGCCGTCTGCGTCAGCCCCAGCTCCGCATCATGGATCTGCTGCGACAGGGTGCTCGACAGCCAACCGCGGTTGCGACCACGCTCGGTGGCATGAAATGTCACGATCAGCGGCACATCATAGGTACGATGCACCGCCGAGGCCGCAAAACTGACCAGCCAATCGTGCGCGTGGATCAGATCGAATCCTCCCACCTGCTGCCAAATCAGCTCGATGAACTGCTCCAGGCTCTTGTTCACGTGCAAGACGTTTTCGAAGAAAGTCGTCTCGCCTCCCGCGGCATGATCACGGGTCAGCAGTGAAGTATTCACGCGATGAACGATCAAATTCCCATGCGCTTCATACGCTTCACCCCCGCTGTGCTGCGGCGTCACCACGTGAATGACCATGTCTGGATGCCGGCATAAGGCGGGCAGCAACTCCGAGACATGTCGGCCAAGGCCCCCTTGCAGATGCGGCGGATACTCCCATGAGATCACCAATACACGCATGGCCAATTACACCTCCCATCTCCCCCACAAACACTCATCATTGAGCAAACTGACGCCGCGACCTGACGGCCAATAGATCGCGCCCCCCTGCAGAGGGGCGCCTTCACGGGAACTCCAGGAGGTCCCCCCCACGGTACAACCGGGCAGGCGCCGCTTCCCAGGAGCGCTGGGCGCTAAAGCGAATTATCCCTGAGACGCCTTGACGGACGATGCTGCCCAGGGTGGCCAGGACATCAACCCGCTGCGGCTGTGCGCTGGCCTCGATGGCAGCGAACAGCACGGCGGCAGCGTCGTACGCCAGGGCAGCGTAAGCGCCGGGGGCGGCGCCTGTAGCCGTTTGATAGGCCTGGCAAAAATCAGCCGCTTGTCCGTCACAGGCAGGCCGCGTCAGCGATGTCACCCACAGCAGGCCGTTTGCGGCGTCGCCGGTGCGGGCCGCGACCAGGGGTTCTCCCGCGGACGGCCCCGCAAGACAGGACGTCATAGTACCCACGCAGGGGGAAATTGTCAACTGACGGGCCACGTCTTCAGCATCGCCCGTCAAGACGATCACGGTCGTAGCCGCGGGGTCCGGCGTAGGGAGCAGGATCGTCAGGCGAGACGACCAGGCCACAGCCGCGCCCCTGGTCTCCAGACGAGCACCCGTCGGAATCGCAGTCAGCAGTGCTTGCGCCAGCGCGTCATCCCCCGCGAACAGCCGATACGCGTTCGGCGCCAGCGCCAGGTCCGCGTCCGGCAAGGGGGCAGGAATGATAGCGGCCAGGCCGGCGGCTTGCAGCGCTGGCGCGGCCGCCTGCGCCGTTTCCATCTGCCACGGCCCGATGATCGCCACCACTCCCGGATCAGCCGCCAGCGCGGCCACCTGACGCGCAGCCGTCGCGGGCACACCGTCATCATTCAGCGCCGCCAGCTCGATGCCATAGCCCGCCACGCCGCCGGCCGCGTTCTGCTGCTGCACCGCCAACCTCACCGCGCCCAAAACCTCGTAGCCCAGCGAGCGGTGGACCCCCTCGAAGGGCGCAATAAGCCCAATCTTCAACGTGGGGCGTGTGCTCGTGCAGCTTGCCAACAGCACCAGGCACAAGAGAGCGCAAATCGAATCCCTATTTGCGATTCTCATAGGCCCTGACATTCGCAGCGTGCTCCTCCGCCGTCACCGCAAACACATGCCCGCCGTCGCCAGTGGCCACAAAATAGAGATAGTCTGTCGTAGCCGGCGCAACCACCGACTCGATGGCCGTGATGCCCGGGCTGCAAATGGGGCCGGGCGGCAAGCCAGGATACAGGTACGTGTTGTAGGGCGACTGCACCGTCTGGTACTCCTCCAGCAGCACCGGCGACTTCCACCATTGACCAGTCGCCGGCTGATATCCCATCGCATACTGCACGGTGGGATCGGCGTTCAGTAACATACCCTTCGCGACGCGGTTGAGATAGACGCTCGCCACGATCGGCCGCTCGTCCAGGCGCGGCGTCTCGCGTTCCACAATCGCCGCCACCGTCAACAGCTCGTGCAGCGTCTGTCCCCTTGCTTGCCCCTGCGCGATCAACTCCGGCGTCACCTTTTCTGCAAAATTATCCAGCATGCGCCCAATCAAGTCCGCCGGCTTTGCCCGCGCGGGTAAACGATACGTGTCGGGAAACAGAAAGCCCTCCAACGACGCGCCAGGCGGCCGGTTTGCCAGGAAAGGGTACGTCTTCGTCAGACCCATCAGCTTCAGATCGGTTGTGCGCACCGCGGCCAGAAAGGCTGCGCCATCCATGATGTTCTGCTCCGTCAGCAGGTCCGCCACCTCCTCGGCGCGCAGCCCCTCCGGAATAGTCACACTCACCTCGATGAAGCGCGCCTTCTGCAACGCCTCGGCAATCTCCGGCATCGTCATCGAGCGCGCCAGCAGAAAATCGCCCGCTTCCAGGCTCAGGTCAATACCGTTGTAGCGCATATACAAACGAAACAGCCCATCATCCGCAATGAAACCGGCCTGCAGCAGCCGGTCGGCAACCATCGTCGCCGACTCACCCGAAGTCACCGTGAAAGGCTCCAGCGCCGTCGCCTCGGAATCTACGGCGCGCTCCAGTTCCGCCTGACGAACGCGCAAATAGAAGCCAATCAGCGTATTCTCCAGATTGTCGAGACTCAGCGCATCGCCCAGATTCTGGCCGTCCGCCTCGATAAATTGCGCATTCGCCGTGGCCACCTCGGCATGCATTTGGTCGCGCAGGTGCGCCACGATCGTCTGACCGATGAACACCAGGGCAACAACGACGCCGGCAAAGCCGAGCAGGCGCAGGGCATTACCCCCGTTGAGCGTCTGACGCAGATAATAGCGCCAGTCCCCGCGACGATGGGCTTGCAATTCGGCTAATTGACGTTGGCGTCGCGCCGCCTGCCGGCGCCGCAAATTATCTTGGTTTGACATGGTTCAGATAGCTCTCTAAAATAACCGCAGCCGCCACAGCATCCACTCCCACTGCTCTGCGGCCGCGCCGGCCCATAACGGCCAGCCGTTCCTCCGCCTCGAAGGTTGACAAGCGCTCATCCCAAAGCATCACCGGCACCGGCAGCACCGCGGCCAGTCGC includes:
- a CDS encoding ParA family protein produces the protein MARTIAIANQKGGVGKTTTVINLGVALARLKKKVLLIDMDPQGSLAAGLGLEPDSLDMTIYNALLTPEMPISRVIRPYQAYIDLIPANIDLASAEIELVAEIRRELILRRILEPLGSWYDFILIDCPPSLGLLTANSLCASQEVLIPLQCEYFAMRGIRLLLSTIDKIKARLNPELRILGILPTMYATGTIHAREVVEEMRAVFGEQIFDIVIQKSIRFPEATVANQAMLDYASKHQGTRAYQLLAQRIVGSEPETTPDA
- the mltG gene encoding endolytic transglycosylase MltG, with the protein product MSNQDNLRRRQAARRQRQLAELQAHRRGDWRYYLRQTLNGGNALRLLGFAGVVVALVFIGQTIVAHLRDQMHAEVATANAQFIEADGQNLGDALSLDNLENTLIGFYLRVRQAELERAVDSEATALEPFTVTSGESATMVADRLLQAGFIADDGLFRLYMRYNGIDLSLEAGDFLLARSMTMPEIAEALQKARFIEVSVTIPEGLRAEEVADLLTEQNIMDGAAFLAAVRTTDLKLMGLTKTYPFLANRPPGASLEGFLFPDTYRLPARAKPADLIGRMLDNFAEKVTPELIAQGQARGQTLHELLTVAAIVERETPRLDERPIVASVYLNRVAKGMLLNADPTVQYAMGYQPATGQWWKSPVLLEEYQTVQSPYNTYLYPGLPPGPICSPGITAIESVVAPATTDYLYFVATGDGGHVFAVTAEEHAANVRAYENRK
- a CDS encoding glycosyltransferase family 4 protein, coding for MRVLVISWEYPPHLQGGLGRHVSELLPALCRHPDMVIHVVTPQHSGGEAYEAHGNLIVHRVNTSLLTRDHAAGGETTFFENVLHVNKSLEQFIELIWQQVGGFDLIHAHDWLVSFAASAVHRTYDVPLIVTFHATERGRNRGWLSSTLSQQIHDAELGLTQTATRLITVSNYMRNEVQSFFGVNPDKVRVIPNGVNTTPFDEQRGRDHRLERQRYALPEEPIVFHIGRLVHEKGVRVLVEAIPFILNAFPEARFVIAGRGPLLETLQQRVAALQISHKVYFPGFVSDDEAVGLFCIADVAVFPSLYEPFGVVALEAMAAHTPLVVTSVGGLAEVAEHDKTAVTVFPDDAGSLAWGISKVLREPETARVRADDAYRMVREIYSWDVIAGSTLAVYQEVVPGA
- a CDS encoding ABC transporter substrate-binding protein; its protein translation is MKIGLIAPFEGVHRSLGYEVLGAVRLAVQQQNAAGGVAGYGIELAALNDDGVPATAARQVAALAADPGVVAIIGPWQMETAQAAAPALQAAGLAAIIPAPLPDADLALAPNAYRLFAGDDALAQALLTAIPTGARLETRGAAVAWSSRLTILLPTPDPAATTVIVLTGDAEDVARQLTISPCVGTMTSCLAGPSAGEPLVAARTGDAANGLLWVTSLTRPACDGQAADFCQAYQTATGAAPGAYAALAYDAAAVLFAAIEASAQPQRVDVLATLGSIVRQGVSGIIRFSAQRSWEAAPARLYRGGDLLEFP
- a CDS encoding ParA family protein, whose translation is MRKIAILGLKGGIGKTTTCVNLGAALAQRGQRVLLIDTDTQANVSLALGIMDVKKSLADVLMRKVTAAECVLSARPNLDLIPSDLSLFKAQQRMVLEVAREEIFNELFSELTAYDYHILDCAPSASLMTINAVAYVDEVIIPVSMEMLALAGARQFLTYLRTISRLLGRGAAIRLIVPTFFDARRRVSAEVMTALKADFGDKVTHPIRVDTSLSEAPGKGKTIFEYAPRSRGAADYAQLADVVEQLPPLTRA
- a CDS encoding thymidine phosphorylase; protein product: MRATDIIVHKRDGHELSAEELQFFIQGYTAGDIPDYQAAAWAMAVYWRGMTPRETAWLTQAMAFSGQTLDIHDVAPFVVDKHSSGGVGDKTSLVVGPLVASLGIPVGKMSGRGLSFSGGTLDKLESIPGWRAGLTLDAFKRQLADIGMVIAGQTHDLAPADGKLYALRDVTGTVPALPLIASSIMSKKIASGADAIVLDVKTGSGAFMKTLADAEALASLMVQIGQELGRHMSAVISDMSQPLGRAVGNALEVKEAIATLHGAGPADFTDLVLTVSAEMVRLADAGYGREAGGERARLEAALHSGAAWQKFREFVSAQGGDVATVDDPSHLAQAAIVAPCVAPTAGYVAAINTEEVGLTVVDLGGGRAKKGDSIDPAVGLIFAARLGDWVEAGQPLALVHAQTRAALTAAQERLVAAIHIQAEPVSAPPLVHKIIRG